CAGATTCATGCTTCCGATCAACCGATCAATACGGCCGCGGCCAGGGTGCCGCGCTCCGTTCATTCTCTGATAACCTGCGCCGCGGGAAAGGTTTCGGGAAACCGGGCCGCCAGCGCCTGCAGCACGCGGCGGTGCACCTGCTCCTCGCCGCCCACGGCGTCGATCCGCACGATCCCGGCCACCCGCGCCTCGTGTCTGCGGTACCCTTCGGCCACCCGGCGGTGGAACGCCGCCTCCTCGCGCTCCAAGCGGTCGGCGGCCTTTCCCGCCACCCGCTGCCGCTCCGCGCCCACCTCGGGGTCCACGTCCATGAGCAGCGTGGCATCGGGCGCCAGGCCGCCGGTGGCCATCCGGTTGCAAGCCTCCACTTCGTCCAGCGGCAGTCCGCGCCCGGCGCCCTGATAGGCCAGGGTCGACAGCTCGAACCGGTCGGCGATCACCACCTTGCCGGCCTGCACTCCGGGCTTCACCACCTGCTCCACGAAGGCGGCCCGCGCGGCGAG
The Longimicrobium sp. genome window above contains:
- the tmk gene encoding dTMP kinase, coding for MTDPERGLFLAFEGVEGSGKTTQVARLAAWLRARGADVVVAREPGSTPLGERVREIVLSPDLHVPARSELFLMLAARAAFVEQVVKPGVQAGKVVIADRFELSTLAYQGAGRGLPLDEVEACNRMATGGLAPDATLLMDVDPEVGAERQRVAGKAADRLEREEAAFHRRVAEGYRRHEARVAGIVRIDAVGGEEQVHRRVLQALAARFPETFPAAQVIRE